In Ciconia boyciana chromosome 12, ASM3463844v1, whole genome shotgun sequence, a genomic segment contains:
- the PCDH11X gene encoding protocadherin-11 X-linked isoform X3 — translation MDLLSGTYLLAVLLACIVFQSGAQEKNYTVREELPENVLIGNLLKDLNLTLDPDVPLSSPLQFKLVYKTGDVPLVRVEENTGEIFTTANRIDREKLCSGIFSENRCFYEVEVAVLPDEVFRLVKIRFLIEDINDNAPLFPSTVINISIPENTAINSRYSVPSAIDPDIGVNGIQHYELLKPKTAPKRTFGSITNDQGQNVFGLDIIETPEGDKWPQLIVQQILDREQKDTYVMKIKVEDGGSPPRSSTAILQVTVTDVNDNRPVFKENDIEVSVPENAPVGTSVSQLHATDADLGSNAQIHFYFSNQISSLAKRLFAIDNTTGLITIREPLDREESPVHKLTVLASDGSSTPSRATVTVNVTDINDNVPSIDTRYIINPVNGTVLLSEKAPLNTKIALITVMDKDADLNGKVTCFTDHDVPFRLKPVFDNQFLLETATFLDYEATREYAIKIVASDSGKPPLNQSAMLLIKIKDENDNAPVFTQPIIGLSIPENNAPGTQLTKISATDADSGRNAEISYILGSDAPPIFNLDRRTGILTAVRKLDREKQDRYSFTVLAKDNGMPPLQTNATVTVSVLDQNDNSPAFTHNEYNFYVPENLPMYGTVGLITVTDADSGENAAVTLSILNGRDNFIIDPLTGVIRPNITFDREQQGSYTFQVKAVDGGRLQRSSTAKVTINVVDVNDNKPVFVIPASNYSYELVPTSASPGSVVTKVFAVDNDTGMNAELRYSIIGGNSRGLFTIDQLTGNITLKEKVITSDHGLHRLVIKVNDLGQPESLYTIALVHLFVNETVTNSSYVQELVRRNMETPVGQNVGDGEITPQTNDYVKIIIAIIAGTMTVILVIFVTALVRCRQTPRHKVVQKNKQSGEWVSPNQENRQIKKKKKKKKRSPKSLLLNFVTIEESKPDDPGHEHINGTLDIPVELEEQTMGKYNWATTPTTFKPDSPDLAKHYKSASPQPTFQIKPETPVPPKKHHVIQELPLDNTFVVGCDSLSKCSSGSSDPYSVSECSCQGGFKTPGPIHTRQEM, via the exons ATGGACTTGCTGTCTGGAACCTACCTCTTGGCAGTCTTATTAGCCTGTATTGTATTTCAATCTGGCGCACAGGAGAAGAATTATACCGTGCGGGAAGAACTGCCTGAAAATGTCCTCATTGGCAATTTGCTCAAGGATCTTAACCTGACGCTGGACCCAGATGTGCCCCTTTCCTCACCACTACAGTTCAAGCTTGTGTATAAGACTGGGGATGTACCATTAGTACGGGTGGAGGAGAACACTGGTGAGATATTCACAACTGCAAACCGCATAGACCGAGAAAAGCTGTGCTCTGGCATCTTTAGTGAGAATCGCTGCTTTTATGAGGTGGAGGTTGCTGTTTTGCCTGATGAAGTTTTCAGACTGGTCAAGATCAGATTCCTAATAGAGGATATAAATGACAAtgctcccctcttcccctcaaCAGTTATTAACATCTCTATccctgaaaacacagcaattaATTCTCGCTATTCTGTCCCATCTGCCATTGATCCGGACATTGGTGTGAACGGTATTCAACATTACGAACTCCTTAAG CCCAAAACAGCTCCGAAAAGGACATTTGGATCCATTACAAACGATCAG GGTCAAAATGTATTTGGTCTTGATATAATTGAGACACCTGAGGGAGATAAGTGGCCTCAACTGATTGTCCAACAGATCCTGGATAGGGAGCAGAAGGATACCTATGTGATGAAAATTAAAGTTGAAGATGGTGGAAGCCCTCCAAGATCTAGCACTGCCATCCTGCAAGTCACAGTGACTGATGTGAATGATAATCGCCCAGTCTTCAAAGAGAATGACATTGAAGTTAGTGTTCCAGAGAATGCTCCAGTGGGCACCTCTGTTTCTCAGCTCCATGCCACTGATGCAGACCTGGGCTCAAATGCACAAATCCACTTCTATTTCAGCAATCAGATATCCAGTTTGGCCAAAAGGCTCTTTGCCATTGATAACACCACCGGCCTCATCACTATAAGAGAACCACTAGACAGGGAGGAATCTCCTGTACACAAATTAACTGTTTTGGCAAGTGATGGCAGTTCAACTCCATCAAGAGCAACAGTGACTGTTAATGTCACAGATATTAATGACAATGTCCCATCAATAGACACAAGATACATCATCAATCCAGTGAACGGGACAGTGCTTTTGTCTGAGAAGGCTCCCCTTAATACAAAAATTGCGTTGATAACAGTAATGGACAAGGATGCTGATCTGAATGGAAAAGTTACTTGTTTTACAGATCATGATGTCCCTTTTAGGCTAAAGCCAGTGTTTGATAATCAGTTTCTTCTGGAGACAGCCACGTTTCTAGATTATGAAGCCACACGGGAATATGCCATTAAAATAGTGGCTTCAGATTCAGGGAAACCTCCCTTAAACCAGTCTGCAATGCTCCTGATcaaaattaaagatgaaaatgaCAATGCCCCCGTTTTTACACAGCCTATCATAGGTCTTTCCATCCCTGAAAACAATGCTCCTGGTACGCAGCTAACCAAGATAAGTGCTACGGATGCTGACAGTGGGCGCAATGCTGAGATCAGCTATATCCTGGGTTCTGATGCACCCCCTATTTTCAACCTTGACCGCCGTACAGGCATTCTGACAGCAGTGAGAAAGCTggacagagaaaagcaagacagGTACTCCTTCACTGTGCTGGCTAAGGATAATGGGATGCCACCCTTGCAGACCAATGCTACTGTCACAGTGTCCGTCCTGGACCAGAATGACAACAGCCCTGCTTTCACACATAATGAATATAATTTCTATGTGCCAGAAAACCTACCCATGTATGGCACAGTGGGGCTTATCACAGTTACAGATGCTGACTCTGGAGAGAATGCTGCGGTCACTCTCTCTATATTAAATGGTAGAGATAATTTCATTATAGATCCACTTACGGGTGTAATAAGACCTAATATTACCTTTGATAGGGAGCAGCAGGGGTCATATACTTTCCAGGTAAAAGCTGTGGATGGAGGAAGACTGCAGCGTTCCTCAACTGCCAAAGTGACCATCAATGTTGTTGATGTAAATGACAACAAGCCCGTTTTTGTTATTCCTGCATCTAATTATTCGTATGAGTTGGTTCCAACATCAGCCAGTCCAGGGTCTGTAGTTACTAAAGTCTTTGCAGTGGATAATGACACAGGAATGAATGCAGAGCTCCGCTATAGCATCATAGGTGGGAACTCAAGGGGCTTGTTTACAATTGACCAATTAACAGGCAATATTACTTTGAAAGAGAAGGTAATTACATCAGATCATGGCTTGCACAGACTGGTGATAAAAGTCAATGACCTAGGACAGCCGGAGTCTCTTTATACTATAGCTCTTGTGCATTTGTTTGTGAATGAGACGGTCACCAATAGTTCCTACGTACAAGAGCTAGTGCGCAGGAATATGGAAACTCCAGTTGGCCAGAATGTTGGGGATGGTGAGATAACCCCACAAACCAATGATTATGTCAAGATCATCATTGCCATTATTGCAGGCACTATGACAGTTATTCTGGTaatttttgttactgctttaGTACGGTGCCGCCAGACGCCTAGGCACAAGGTTGTccaaaaaaacaagcagagtGGGGAATGGGTTTCCCCAAACCAAGAGAATAGGCAgatcaagaaaaagaagaagaagaagaagcgCTCTCCGAAAAGTCTCCTCCTCAATTTTGTGACTATTGAAGAATCTAAGCCTGATGATCCTGGCCATGAGCACATAAATGGCACTTTAGACATTCCTGTAGAGCTAGAAGAACAGACTATGGGAAAATATAACTGGGCCACCACACCAACCACATTTAAGCCTGATAgcccagatttagcaaagcacTACAAGTCTGCTTCTCCGCAGCCTACCTTTCAAATTAAACCTGAGACTCCTGTACCCCCCAAGAAGCACCATGTCATTCAGGAACTGCCTCTAGATAACACCTTTGTGGTGGGCTGTGACTCACTCTCCAAGTGCTCATCAGGCAGCTCGGACCCTTACAGTGTTTCTGAATGCAGCTGTCAAGGAGGCTTCAAGACCCCAGGCCCCATACACACCAGACAG
- the PCDH11X gene encoding protocadherin-11 X-linked isoform X4 yields MDLLSGTYLLAVLLACIVFQSGAQEKNYTVREELPENVLIGNLLKDLNLTLDPDVPLSSPLQFKLVYKTGDVPLVRVEENTGEIFTTANRIDREKLCSGIFSENRCFYEVEVAVLPDEVFRLVKIRFLIEDINDNAPLFPSTVINISIPENTAINSRYSVPSAIDPDIGVNGIQHYELLKPKTAPKRTFGSITNDQGQNVFGLDIIETPEGDKWPQLIVQQILDREQKDTYVMKIKVEDGGSPPRSSTAILQVTVTDVNDNRPVFKENDIEVSVPENAPVGTSVSQLHATDADLGSNAQIHFYFSNQISSLAKRLFAIDNTTGLITIREPLDREESPVHKLTVLASDGSSTPSRATVTVNVTDINDNVPSIDTRYIINPVNGTVLLSEKAPLNTKIALITVMDKDADLNGKVTCFTDHDVPFRLKPVFDNQFLLETATFLDYEATREYAIKIVASDSGKPPLNQSAMLLIKIKDENDNAPVFTQPIIGLSIPENNAPGTQLTKISATDADSGRNAEISYILGSDAPPIFNLDRRTGILTAVRKLDREKQDRYSFTVLAKDNGMPPLQTNATVTVSVLDQNDNSPAFTHNEYNFYVPENLPMYGTVGLITVTDADSGENAAVTLSILNGRDNFIIDPLTGVIRPNITFDREQQGSYTFQVKAVDGGRLQRSSTAKVTINVVDVNDNKPVFVIPASNYSYELVPTSASPGSVVTKVFAVDNDTGMNAELRYSIIGGNSRGLFTIDQLTGNITLKEKVITSDHGLHRLVIKVNDLGQPESLYTIALVHLFVNETVTNSSYVQELVRRNMETPVGQNVGDGEITPQTNDYVKIIIAIIAGTMTVILVIFVTALVRCRQTPRHKVVQKNKQSGEWVSPNQENRQIKKKKKKKKRSPKSLLLNFVTIEESKPDDPGHEHINGTLDIPVELEEQTMGKYNWATTPTTFKPDSPDLAKHYKSASPQPTFQIKPETPVPPKKHHVIQELPLDNTFVVGCDSLSKCSSGSSDPYSVSECSCQGGFKTPGPIHTRQL; encoded by the exons ATGGACTTGCTGTCTGGAACCTACCTCTTGGCAGTCTTATTAGCCTGTATTGTATTTCAATCTGGCGCACAGGAGAAGAATTATACCGTGCGGGAAGAACTGCCTGAAAATGTCCTCATTGGCAATTTGCTCAAGGATCTTAACCTGACGCTGGACCCAGATGTGCCCCTTTCCTCACCACTACAGTTCAAGCTTGTGTATAAGACTGGGGATGTACCATTAGTACGGGTGGAGGAGAACACTGGTGAGATATTCACAACTGCAAACCGCATAGACCGAGAAAAGCTGTGCTCTGGCATCTTTAGTGAGAATCGCTGCTTTTATGAGGTGGAGGTTGCTGTTTTGCCTGATGAAGTTTTCAGACTGGTCAAGATCAGATTCCTAATAGAGGATATAAATGACAAtgctcccctcttcccctcaaCAGTTATTAACATCTCTATccctgaaaacacagcaattaATTCTCGCTATTCTGTCCCATCTGCCATTGATCCGGACATTGGTGTGAACGGTATTCAACATTACGAACTCCTTAAG CCCAAAACAGCTCCGAAAAGGACATTTGGATCCATTACAAACGATCAG GGTCAAAATGTATTTGGTCTTGATATAATTGAGACACCTGAGGGAGATAAGTGGCCTCAACTGATTGTCCAACAGATCCTGGATAGGGAGCAGAAGGATACCTATGTGATGAAAATTAAAGTTGAAGATGGTGGAAGCCCTCCAAGATCTAGCACTGCCATCCTGCAAGTCACAGTGACTGATGTGAATGATAATCGCCCAGTCTTCAAAGAGAATGACATTGAAGTTAGTGTTCCAGAGAATGCTCCAGTGGGCACCTCTGTTTCTCAGCTCCATGCCACTGATGCAGACCTGGGCTCAAATGCACAAATCCACTTCTATTTCAGCAATCAGATATCCAGTTTGGCCAAAAGGCTCTTTGCCATTGATAACACCACCGGCCTCATCACTATAAGAGAACCACTAGACAGGGAGGAATCTCCTGTACACAAATTAACTGTTTTGGCAAGTGATGGCAGTTCAACTCCATCAAGAGCAACAGTGACTGTTAATGTCACAGATATTAATGACAATGTCCCATCAATAGACACAAGATACATCATCAATCCAGTGAACGGGACAGTGCTTTTGTCTGAGAAGGCTCCCCTTAATACAAAAATTGCGTTGATAACAGTAATGGACAAGGATGCTGATCTGAATGGAAAAGTTACTTGTTTTACAGATCATGATGTCCCTTTTAGGCTAAAGCCAGTGTTTGATAATCAGTTTCTTCTGGAGACAGCCACGTTTCTAGATTATGAAGCCACACGGGAATATGCCATTAAAATAGTGGCTTCAGATTCAGGGAAACCTCCCTTAAACCAGTCTGCAATGCTCCTGATcaaaattaaagatgaaaatgaCAATGCCCCCGTTTTTACACAGCCTATCATAGGTCTTTCCATCCCTGAAAACAATGCTCCTGGTACGCAGCTAACCAAGATAAGTGCTACGGATGCTGACAGTGGGCGCAATGCTGAGATCAGCTATATCCTGGGTTCTGATGCACCCCCTATTTTCAACCTTGACCGCCGTACAGGCATTCTGACAGCAGTGAGAAAGCTggacagagaaaagcaagacagGTACTCCTTCACTGTGCTGGCTAAGGATAATGGGATGCCACCCTTGCAGACCAATGCTACTGTCACAGTGTCCGTCCTGGACCAGAATGACAACAGCCCTGCTTTCACACATAATGAATATAATTTCTATGTGCCAGAAAACCTACCCATGTATGGCACAGTGGGGCTTATCACAGTTACAGATGCTGACTCTGGAGAGAATGCTGCGGTCACTCTCTCTATATTAAATGGTAGAGATAATTTCATTATAGATCCACTTACGGGTGTAATAAGACCTAATATTACCTTTGATAGGGAGCAGCAGGGGTCATATACTTTCCAGGTAAAAGCTGTGGATGGAGGAAGACTGCAGCGTTCCTCAACTGCCAAAGTGACCATCAATGTTGTTGATGTAAATGACAACAAGCCCGTTTTTGTTATTCCTGCATCTAATTATTCGTATGAGTTGGTTCCAACATCAGCCAGTCCAGGGTCTGTAGTTACTAAAGTCTTTGCAGTGGATAATGACACAGGAATGAATGCAGAGCTCCGCTATAGCATCATAGGTGGGAACTCAAGGGGCTTGTTTACAATTGACCAATTAACAGGCAATATTACTTTGAAAGAGAAGGTAATTACATCAGATCATGGCTTGCACAGACTGGTGATAAAAGTCAATGACCTAGGACAGCCGGAGTCTCTTTATACTATAGCTCTTGTGCATTTGTTTGTGAATGAGACGGTCACCAATAGTTCCTACGTACAAGAGCTAGTGCGCAGGAATATGGAAACTCCAGTTGGCCAGAATGTTGGGGATGGTGAGATAACCCCACAAACCAATGATTATGTCAAGATCATCATTGCCATTATTGCAGGCACTATGACAGTTATTCTGGTaatttttgttactgctttaGTACGGTGCCGCCAGACGCCTAGGCACAAGGTTGTccaaaaaaacaagcagagtGGGGAATGGGTTTCCCCAAACCAAGAGAATAGGCAgatcaagaaaaagaagaagaagaagaagcgCTCTCCGAAAAGTCTCCTCCTCAATTTTGTGACTATTGAAGAATCTAAGCCTGATGATCCTGGCCATGAGCACATAAATGGCACTTTAGACATTCCTGTAGAGCTAGAAGAACAGACTATGGGAAAATATAACTGGGCCACCACACCAACCACATTTAAGCCTGATAgcccagatttagcaaagcacTACAAGTCTGCTTCTCCGCAGCCTACCTTTCAAATTAAACCTGAGACTCCTGTACCCCCCAAGAAGCACCATGTCATTCAGGAACTGCCTCTAGATAACACCTTTGTGGTGGGCTGTGACTCACTCTCCAAGTGCTCATCAGGCAGCTCGGACCCTTACAGTGTTTCTGAATGCAGCTGTCAAGGAGGCTTCAAGACCCCAGGCCCCATACACACCAGACAG
- the PCDH11X gene encoding protocadherin-11 X-linked isoform X2 — protein sequence MDLLSGTYLLAVLLACIVFQSGAQEKNYTVREELPENVLIGNLLKDLNLTLDPDVPLSSPLQFKLVYKTGDVPLVRVEENTGEIFTTANRIDREKLCSGIFSENRCFYEVEVAVLPDEVFRLVKIRFLIEDINDNAPLFPSTVINISIPENTAINSRYSVPSAIDPDIGVNGIQHYELLKPKTAPKRTFGSITNDQGQNVFGLDIIETPEGDKWPQLIVQQILDREQKDTYVMKIKVEDGGSPPRSSTAILQVTVTDVNDNRPVFKENDIEVSVPENAPVGTSVSQLHATDADLGSNAQIHFYFSNQISSLAKRLFAIDNTTGLITIREPLDREESPVHKLTVLASDGSSTPSRATVTVNVTDINDNVPSIDTRYIINPVNGTVLLSEKAPLNTKIALITVMDKDADLNGKVTCFTDHDVPFRLKPVFDNQFLLETATFLDYEATREYAIKIVASDSGKPPLNQSAMLLIKIKDENDNAPVFTQPIIGLSIPENNAPGTQLTKISATDADSGRNAEISYILGSDAPPIFNLDRRTGILTAVRKLDREKQDRYSFTVLAKDNGMPPLQTNATVTVSVLDQNDNSPAFTHNEYNFYVPENLPMYGTVGLITVTDADSGENAAVTLSILNGRDNFIIDPLTGVIRPNITFDREQQGSYTFQVKAVDGGRLQRSSTAKVTINVVDVNDNKPVFVIPASNYSYELVPTSASPGSVVTKVFAVDNDTGMNAELRYSIIGGNSRGLFTIDQLTGNITLKEKVITSDHGLHRLVIKVNDLGQPESLYTIALVHLFVNETVTNSSYVQELVRRNMETPVGQNVGDGEITPQTNDYVKIIIAIIAGTMTVILVIFVTALVRCRQTPRHKVVQKNKQSGEWVSPNQENRQIKKKKKKKKRSPKSLLLNFVTIEESKPDDPGHEHINGTLDIPVELEEQTMGKYNWATTPTTFKPDSPDLAKHYKSASPQPTFQIKPETPVPPKKHHVIQELPLDNTFVVGCDSLSKCSSGSSDPYSVSECSCQGGFKTPGPIHTRQKKTEIHIWRKDF from the exons ATGGACTTGCTGTCTGGAACCTACCTCTTGGCAGTCTTATTAGCCTGTATTGTATTTCAATCTGGCGCACAGGAGAAGAATTATACCGTGCGGGAAGAACTGCCTGAAAATGTCCTCATTGGCAATTTGCTCAAGGATCTTAACCTGACGCTGGACCCAGATGTGCCCCTTTCCTCACCACTACAGTTCAAGCTTGTGTATAAGACTGGGGATGTACCATTAGTACGGGTGGAGGAGAACACTGGTGAGATATTCACAACTGCAAACCGCATAGACCGAGAAAAGCTGTGCTCTGGCATCTTTAGTGAGAATCGCTGCTTTTATGAGGTGGAGGTTGCTGTTTTGCCTGATGAAGTTTTCAGACTGGTCAAGATCAGATTCCTAATAGAGGATATAAATGACAAtgctcccctcttcccctcaaCAGTTATTAACATCTCTATccctgaaaacacagcaattaATTCTCGCTATTCTGTCCCATCTGCCATTGATCCGGACATTGGTGTGAACGGTATTCAACATTACGAACTCCTTAAG CCCAAAACAGCTCCGAAAAGGACATTTGGATCCATTACAAACGATCAG GGTCAAAATGTATTTGGTCTTGATATAATTGAGACACCTGAGGGAGATAAGTGGCCTCAACTGATTGTCCAACAGATCCTGGATAGGGAGCAGAAGGATACCTATGTGATGAAAATTAAAGTTGAAGATGGTGGAAGCCCTCCAAGATCTAGCACTGCCATCCTGCAAGTCACAGTGACTGATGTGAATGATAATCGCCCAGTCTTCAAAGAGAATGACATTGAAGTTAGTGTTCCAGAGAATGCTCCAGTGGGCACCTCTGTTTCTCAGCTCCATGCCACTGATGCAGACCTGGGCTCAAATGCACAAATCCACTTCTATTTCAGCAATCAGATATCCAGTTTGGCCAAAAGGCTCTTTGCCATTGATAACACCACCGGCCTCATCACTATAAGAGAACCACTAGACAGGGAGGAATCTCCTGTACACAAATTAACTGTTTTGGCAAGTGATGGCAGTTCAACTCCATCAAGAGCAACAGTGACTGTTAATGTCACAGATATTAATGACAATGTCCCATCAATAGACACAAGATACATCATCAATCCAGTGAACGGGACAGTGCTTTTGTCTGAGAAGGCTCCCCTTAATACAAAAATTGCGTTGATAACAGTAATGGACAAGGATGCTGATCTGAATGGAAAAGTTACTTGTTTTACAGATCATGATGTCCCTTTTAGGCTAAAGCCAGTGTTTGATAATCAGTTTCTTCTGGAGACAGCCACGTTTCTAGATTATGAAGCCACACGGGAATATGCCATTAAAATAGTGGCTTCAGATTCAGGGAAACCTCCCTTAAACCAGTCTGCAATGCTCCTGATcaaaattaaagatgaaaatgaCAATGCCCCCGTTTTTACACAGCCTATCATAGGTCTTTCCATCCCTGAAAACAATGCTCCTGGTACGCAGCTAACCAAGATAAGTGCTACGGATGCTGACAGTGGGCGCAATGCTGAGATCAGCTATATCCTGGGTTCTGATGCACCCCCTATTTTCAACCTTGACCGCCGTACAGGCATTCTGACAGCAGTGAGAAAGCTggacagagaaaagcaagacagGTACTCCTTCACTGTGCTGGCTAAGGATAATGGGATGCCACCCTTGCAGACCAATGCTACTGTCACAGTGTCCGTCCTGGACCAGAATGACAACAGCCCTGCTTTCACACATAATGAATATAATTTCTATGTGCCAGAAAACCTACCCATGTATGGCACAGTGGGGCTTATCACAGTTACAGATGCTGACTCTGGAGAGAATGCTGCGGTCACTCTCTCTATATTAAATGGTAGAGATAATTTCATTATAGATCCACTTACGGGTGTAATAAGACCTAATATTACCTTTGATAGGGAGCAGCAGGGGTCATATACTTTCCAGGTAAAAGCTGTGGATGGAGGAAGACTGCAGCGTTCCTCAACTGCCAAAGTGACCATCAATGTTGTTGATGTAAATGACAACAAGCCCGTTTTTGTTATTCCTGCATCTAATTATTCGTATGAGTTGGTTCCAACATCAGCCAGTCCAGGGTCTGTAGTTACTAAAGTCTTTGCAGTGGATAATGACACAGGAATGAATGCAGAGCTCCGCTATAGCATCATAGGTGGGAACTCAAGGGGCTTGTTTACAATTGACCAATTAACAGGCAATATTACTTTGAAAGAGAAGGTAATTACATCAGATCATGGCTTGCACAGACTGGTGATAAAAGTCAATGACCTAGGACAGCCGGAGTCTCTTTATACTATAGCTCTTGTGCATTTGTTTGTGAATGAGACGGTCACCAATAGTTCCTACGTACAAGAGCTAGTGCGCAGGAATATGGAAACTCCAGTTGGCCAGAATGTTGGGGATGGTGAGATAACCCCACAAACCAATGATTATGTCAAGATCATCATTGCCATTATTGCAGGCACTATGACAGTTATTCTGGTaatttttgttactgctttaGTACGGTGCCGCCAGACGCCTAGGCACAAGGTTGTccaaaaaaacaagcagagtGGGGAATGGGTTTCCCCAAACCAAGAGAATAGGCAgatcaagaaaaagaagaagaagaagaagcgCTCTCCGAAAAGTCTCCTCCTCAATTTTGTGACTATTGAAGAATCTAAGCCTGATGATCCTGGCCATGAGCACATAAATGGCACTTTAGACATTCCTGTAGAGCTAGAAGAACAGACTATGGGAAAATATAACTGGGCCACCACACCAACCACATTTAAGCCTGATAgcccagatttagcaaagcacTACAAGTCTGCTTCTCCGCAGCCTACCTTTCAAATTAAACCTGAGACTCCTGTACCCCCCAAGAAGCACCATGTCATTCAGGAACTGCCTCTAGATAACACCTTTGTGGTGGGCTGTGACTCACTCTCCAAGTGCTCATCAGGCAGCTCGGACCCTTACAGTGTTTCTGAATGCAGCTGTCAAGGAGGCTTCAAGACCCCAGGCCCCATACACACCAGACAG